In a single window of the Carassius gibelio isolate Cgi1373 ecotype wild population from Czech Republic chromosome A12, carGib1.2-hapl.c, whole genome shotgun sequence genome:
- the LOC128025371 gene encoding delta-1-pyrroline-5-carboxylate synthase-like isoform X2, which translates to MYLQKMFSCSQILARPNAMQTFIRAASQGKNPSSSPFLTLHAVRQWSNVPFFTVPLARAHGKSFAHRSELRQAKRIVVKLGSAVVTRGDECGLALGRLASIVEQVAMLQNQGREMMIVTSGAVAFGKQRLRHEILLSQSVRQALHSGQNQLKDMSLPVLEARACAAAGQSGLMALYEAMFTQYSTCTAQILVTNLDFHDEQKRRNLNSTLHELLRMNIVPIINTNDAVVPPPEPNSDLQGVISIKDNDSLAARLAVEMRADLLIALSDVEGIYDRPPGSDDAKLLDTFYPGDQHSITYGTKSRVGIGGMEAKVKAALWALQGGTSVVIANGTNPKVTGHVITDIVEGKKVGTFFSEVKPAGPTVEQQTEMARSAGRTLASLEPEQRSEIICTFADLLTERKDEILSANKKDMELAVSTGCLSPPMLNRLSLSSSKLNSLSIGLRQIAVSSQDSVGRVLRRTRVANKLELEQITVPIGVLLVIFESRPDCLPQVSALAIASGNALLLKGGKEAANTNRILHELAQEALSIHGVKDAIQLVSTREEVEDLCRLEKMIDLIIPRGSSQLVRDIQRAAKSIPVLGHSEGICHVYVDHEASVDNAIKIIRDSKCDYPAACNAMETLLVHRDLLRTPLFDQIIDMLRTEHVQVHAGPKFASYLTFSPSEVKSLRTEYGDLECCIEVVDSMQDAIDHIHKYGSSHTDVIVTENEATAEQFLQQLDSACVFWNASSRFADGYRFGLGAEVGISTARIHARGPVGLEGLLTTKWVLRGEGHTAADFSEQGSMTYLHENLPVAQVLPGHRTTS; encoded by the exons ATCCCTCTTCCTCCCCATTTCTCACACTCCATGCTGTGCGTCAGTGGAGTAACGTGCCTTTTTTTACAGTGCCGCTGGCACGGGCGCACGGTAAGTCATTTGCCCACCGAAGTGAGCTGCGCCAGGCCAAGAGAATCGTCGTCAAGTTGGGGAGTGCTGTCGTGACACGTGGCGACGAGTGCGGCCTCGCTTTGGGCCGACTCGCTTCAATTGTAGAACAG GTGGCCATGCTTCAGAATCAGGGTAGAGAGATGATGATCGTGACCAGTGGTGCAGTAGCATTTGGAAAACAAAGGCTGAGGCATGAAATACTTCTCTCACAGAGTGTGAGACAAGCCCTGCACTCAGGCCAGAATCAGCTCAAAGACATG TCACTTCCAGTTCTAGAGGCGAGAGCGTGTGCCGCTGCGGGACAAAGTGGACTTATGGCTCTGTATGAGGCAATGTTCACTCAATACAGCACTTGTACTGCCCAG ATCCTGGTAACAAACCTGGACTTCCACGACGAACAGAAAAGACGTAACCTGAACAGCACTCTGCACGAGCTGCTGCGTATGAACATCGTGCCCATCATCAACACCAACGACGCCGTGGTGCCTCCCCCTGAACCCAACAGTGACCTACAGGGG GTTATCAGTATCAAGGATAACGATAGTCTTGCAGCGCGGCTTGCCGTGGAGATGAGGGCAGATCTTCTCATCGCTCTCTCTGACGTAGAAG GCATTTACGACAGACCACCAGGGTCAGACGATGCCAAGCTGCTGGACACATTTTACCCTGGCGATCAGCATTCCATAACCTATGGCACAAAGTCCAGAGTCGGCATTGGAGGAATGGAAGCTAAG GTTAAAGCTGCTCTCTGGGCTCTCCAAGGGGGAACGTCTGTTGTCATTGCTAACGGTACAAACCCCAAAGTCACAGGTCATGTGATCACTGACATTGTTGAGGGAAAGAAAGTAGGAACCTTCTTCTCAGAAGTCAAGCCAGCTG GCCCCACAGTCGAGCAGCAGACAGAAATGGCTCGCTCTGCTGGCAGGACCCTTGCTTCCCTTGAACCAGAGCAG CGAAGTGAAATCATTTGCACATTTGCCGATCTCCTTACTGAGAGGAAAGACGAAATCTTATCTGCCAACAAAAAGGACATGGAGCTTGCTGTTAGCACAG GTTGTCTGTCTCCACCCATGCTGAATCGACTCAGTTTGTCGTCGTCTAAACTGAACAGTCTGTCCATCGGCTTGCGTCAGATCGCAGTGTCCTCTCAGGACAGCGTTGGCAGGGTTCTGCGCAGGACTCGTGTGGCAAACAAACTGGAGCTGGAGCAGATCACTGTCCCTATAGGAGTACTGCTGGTCATCTTTGAGTCTCGACCAGACTGCCTTCCTCAG GTTTCCGCTTTAGCCATTGCCAGTGGAAATGCTCTTTTGTTGAAAGGGGGCAAAGAGGCAGCCAACACAAATCGCATCCTGCATGAACTCGCTCAGGAGGCTTTGTCTATCCATGGAGTCAAAGATGCCATCCAGCTG GTGAGTACGCGTGAAGAGGTGGAGGATTTGTGCCGTCTGGAGAAGATGATTGATCTGATCATTCCCCGCGGCTCCTCTCAGCTAGTCCGAGACATTCAGCGTGCAGCTAAGAGCATCCCTGTTCTTGGCCACAGTGAGGGGATCTGCCATGTCTATGTGGACCATGAGGCCAGTGTTGACAACGCCATCAAAATCA TCCGAGACTCTAAATGCGACTACCCTGCAGCCTGTAATGCCATGGAAACCCTGCTGGTGCATCGAGATCTTCTCAGAACCCCACTGTTTGATCAGATCATTGACATGCTGAGAACAGAACAT gtGCAGGTCCATGCCGGCCCCAAGTTTGCATCGTACCTGACCTTCAGCCCGTCCGAGGTCAAGTCTCTGCGTACCGAGTACGGGGATCTGGAGTGCTGTATCGAGGTTGTGGACAGTATGCAGGACGCTATTGATCACATCCATAAATACGGCAGTTCCCACACTGATGTTATCGTCACTGAAAATG AGGCCACAGCAGAGCAGTTTCTTCAGCAATTAGATAGTGCCTGTGTCTTTTGGAACGCCAGCTCACGGTTCGCTGACGGATATCGCTTTGGTCTCG GTGCAGAGGTTGGCATCAGCACGGCCCGTATTCATGCCCGTGGGCCTGTTGGGTTAGAAGGGCTTCTCACTACCAAGTGGGTCTTACGGGGCGAGGGCCACACAGCTGCAGATTTCTCGGAGCAGGGCAGCATGACGTATCTGCATGAGAATCTTCCAGTGGCGCAGGTTCTTCCTGGACACAGAACCACCAGCTAG
- the LOC128025371 gene encoding delta-1-pyrroline-5-carboxylate synthase-like isoform X1, which yields MYLQKMFSCSQILARPNAMQTFIRAASQGKNPSSSPFLTLHAVRQWSNVPFFTVPLARAHGKSFAHRSELRQAKRIVVKLGSAVVTRGDECGLALGRLASIVEQVAMLQNQGREMMIVTSGAVAFGKQRLRHEILLSQSVRQALHSGQNQLKDMSLPVLEARACAAAGQSGLMALYEAMFTQYSTCTAQILVTNLDFHDEQKRRNLNSTLHELLRMNIVPIINTNDAVVPPPEPNSDLQGVNVISIKDNDSLAARLAVEMRADLLIALSDVEGIYDRPPGSDDAKLLDTFYPGDQHSITYGTKSRVGIGGMEAKVKAALWALQGGTSVVIANGTNPKVTGHVITDIVEGKKVGTFFSEVKPAGPTVEQQTEMARSAGRTLASLEPEQRSEIICTFADLLTERKDEILSANKKDMELAVSTGCLSPPMLNRLSLSSSKLNSLSIGLRQIAVSSQDSVGRVLRRTRVANKLELEQITVPIGVLLVIFESRPDCLPQVSALAIASGNALLLKGGKEAANTNRILHELAQEALSIHGVKDAIQLVSTREEVEDLCRLEKMIDLIIPRGSSQLVRDIQRAAKSIPVLGHSEGICHVYVDHEASVDNAIKIIRDSKCDYPAACNAMETLLVHRDLLRTPLFDQIIDMLRTEHVQVHAGPKFASYLTFSPSEVKSLRTEYGDLECCIEVVDSMQDAIDHIHKYGSSHTDVIVTENEATAEQFLQQLDSACVFWNASSRFADGYRFGLGAEVGISTARIHARGPVGLEGLLTTKWVLRGEGHTAADFSEQGSMTYLHENLPVAQVLPGHRTTS from the exons ATCCCTCTTCCTCCCCATTTCTCACACTCCATGCTGTGCGTCAGTGGAGTAACGTGCCTTTTTTTACAGTGCCGCTGGCACGGGCGCACGGTAAGTCATTTGCCCACCGAAGTGAGCTGCGCCAGGCCAAGAGAATCGTCGTCAAGTTGGGGAGTGCTGTCGTGACACGTGGCGACGAGTGCGGCCTCGCTTTGGGCCGACTCGCTTCAATTGTAGAACAG GTGGCCATGCTTCAGAATCAGGGTAGAGAGATGATGATCGTGACCAGTGGTGCAGTAGCATTTGGAAAACAAAGGCTGAGGCATGAAATACTTCTCTCACAGAGTGTGAGACAAGCCCTGCACTCAGGCCAGAATCAGCTCAAAGACATG TCACTTCCAGTTCTAGAGGCGAGAGCGTGTGCCGCTGCGGGACAAAGTGGACTTATGGCTCTGTATGAGGCAATGTTCACTCAATACAGCACTTGTACTGCCCAG ATCCTGGTAACAAACCTGGACTTCCACGACGAACAGAAAAGACGTAACCTGAACAGCACTCTGCACGAGCTGCTGCGTATGAACATCGTGCCCATCATCAACACCAACGACGCCGTGGTGCCTCCCCCTGAACCCAACAGTGACCTACAGGGGGTAAAT GTTATCAGTATCAAGGATAACGATAGTCTTGCAGCGCGGCTTGCCGTGGAGATGAGGGCAGATCTTCTCATCGCTCTCTCTGACGTAGAAG GCATTTACGACAGACCACCAGGGTCAGACGATGCCAAGCTGCTGGACACATTTTACCCTGGCGATCAGCATTCCATAACCTATGGCACAAAGTCCAGAGTCGGCATTGGAGGAATGGAAGCTAAG GTTAAAGCTGCTCTCTGGGCTCTCCAAGGGGGAACGTCTGTTGTCATTGCTAACGGTACAAACCCCAAAGTCACAGGTCATGTGATCACTGACATTGTTGAGGGAAAGAAAGTAGGAACCTTCTTCTCAGAAGTCAAGCCAGCTG GCCCCACAGTCGAGCAGCAGACAGAAATGGCTCGCTCTGCTGGCAGGACCCTTGCTTCCCTTGAACCAGAGCAG CGAAGTGAAATCATTTGCACATTTGCCGATCTCCTTACTGAGAGGAAAGACGAAATCTTATCTGCCAACAAAAAGGACATGGAGCTTGCTGTTAGCACAG GTTGTCTGTCTCCACCCATGCTGAATCGACTCAGTTTGTCGTCGTCTAAACTGAACAGTCTGTCCATCGGCTTGCGTCAGATCGCAGTGTCCTCTCAGGACAGCGTTGGCAGGGTTCTGCGCAGGACTCGTGTGGCAAACAAACTGGAGCTGGAGCAGATCACTGTCCCTATAGGAGTACTGCTGGTCATCTTTGAGTCTCGACCAGACTGCCTTCCTCAG GTTTCCGCTTTAGCCATTGCCAGTGGAAATGCTCTTTTGTTGAAAGGGGGCAAAGAGGCAGCCAACACAAATCGCATCCTGCATGAACTCGCTCAGGAGGCTTTGTCTATCCATGGAGTCAAAGATGCCATCCAGCTG GTGAGTACGCGTGAAGAGGTGGAGGATTTGTGCCGTCTGGAGAAGATGATTGATCTGATCATTCCCCGCGGCTCCTCTCAGCTAGTCCGAGACATTCAGCGTGCAGCTAAGAGCATCCCTGTTCTTGGCCACAGTGAGGGGATCTGCCATGTCTATGTGGACCATGAGGCCAGTGTTGACAACGCCATCAAAATCA TCCGAGACTCTAAATGCGACTACCCTGCAGCCTGTAATGCCATGGAAACCCTGCTGGTGCATCGAGATCTTCTCAGAACCCCACTGTTTGATCAGATCATTGACATGCTGAGAACAGAACAT gtGCAGGTCCATGCCGGCCCCAAGTTTGCATCGTACCTGACCTTCAGCCCGTCCGAGGTCAAGTCTCTGCGTACCGAGTACGGGGATCTGGAGTGCTGTATCGAGGTTGTGGACAGTATGCAGGACGCTATTGATCACATCCATAAATACGGCAGTTCCCACACTGATGTTATCGTCACTGAAAATG AGGCCACAGCAGAGCAGTTTCTTCAGCAATTAGATAGTGCCTGTGTCTTTTGGAACGCCAGCTCACGGTTCGCTGACGGATATCGCTTTGGTCTCG GTGCAGAGGTTGGCATCAGCACGGCCCGTATTCATGCCCGTGGGCCTGTTGGGTTAGAAGGGCTTCTCACTACCAAGTGGGTCTTACGGGGCGAGGGCCACACAGCTGCAGATTTCTCGGAGCAGGGCAGCATGACGTATCTGCATGAGAATCTTCCAGTGGCGCAGGTTCTTCCTGGACACAGAACCACCAGCTAG
- the LOC128025767 gene encoding gamma-crystallin S-1-like: protein MVWSAQRTVTMGKITFFEDKNFQGRHYECTADCADMQAHFSRCNSIRVESGSWVAYEKPNYAGYQYMLSKGEYPDFQHWAGFNDCIRSCRLVPPYTGNYRVKIFERSDFGGQAMELNEDCPDLRQRFHKGDISSANVMEGYWILHEHPNYTGRQFFLRPGEYRRYVEWGSPSPTMGSLRRVTDIN from the exons ATGGTTTGGTCCGCTCAGAGAACAGTCACAATGGGCAAG ATTACTTTCTTTGAAGACAAAAACTTCCAGGGCCGTCACTATGAGTGCACTGCAGACTGCGCTGACATGCAGGCCCACTTTTCTCGCTGCAACTCCATCCGAGTAGAAAGTGGAAGCTGGGTGGCCTATGAGAAGCCCAACTATGCTGGATACCAGTACATGCTCTCCAAGGGTGAATACCCCGATTTCCAGCACTGGGCTGGATTCAACGACTGCATTCGTTCCTGTCGCTTGGTTCCTCCT TACACTGGAAACTACAGGGTGAAGATCTTTGAGCGCTCCGATTTTGGTGGTCAGGCAATGGAGCTGAATGAAGATTGCCCTGACCTGCGTCAGCGGTTCCACAAAGGAGACATCTCTTCAGCCAATGTTATGGAAGGCTACTGGATCCTCCATGAGCACCCCAACTACACTGGCCGCCAGTTCTTCCTGCGCCCTGGCGAATACAGGAGGTACGTCGAGTGGGGCAGTCCAAGTCCTACCATGGGCTCCCTGAGACGTGTGACTGACATCAACTGA
- the LOC128025774 gene encoding gamma-crystallin M2-like encodes MGKIIFYEGSNFQGRSYECSADCPDTYRYFNCCNSIRVTGGHWVGYEKPNYMGYQYILGRGEYPNFHHWMGFNSCMRSCQMFSPYRGAYRMRIYNRPEMYGHMMEFTDDCPNVYDRFGHHGIYSCNCMEGYWIFYEHPNYRGRQYFMRPGEYRACSEWGCMNPMIGSFRRMRSSLV; translated from the exons ATGGGAAAG ATCATCTTCTATGAAGGCTCCAACTTCCAGGGGCGCTCTTATGAGTGCTCTGCTGACTGCCCTGACACCTACAGATACTTCAACTGCTGCAACTCCATAAGGGTCACGGGGGGTCACTGGGTTGGCTACGAGAAGCCCAACTATATGGGGTATCAGTACATCCTGGGCCGTGGGGAGTATCCTAACTTTCACCACTGGATGGGCTTCAACAGTTGTATGAGATCTTGTCAGATGTTCTCCCCA TACAGAGGTGCCTACCGCATGAGAATCTACAACAGACCTGAAATGTACGGACACATGATGGAGTTCACAGATGACTGCCCCAATGTCTACGACCGTTTTGGCCACCACGGCATCTACTCCTGTAACTGTATGGAGGGCTACTGGATCTTTTACGAGCACCCCAATTACAGAGGCCGTCAGTATTTCATGCGGCCCGGAGAATACAGAGCCTGCAGCGAATGGGGTTGCATGAATCCCATGATCGGCTCCTTTAGGAGAATGAGGAGCAGTTTAGTGTAA
- the LOC128025371 gene encoding delta-1-pyrroline-5-carboxylate synthase-like isoform X3: protein MYLQKMFSCSQILARPNAMQTFIRAASQGKMPLARAHGKSFAHRSELRQAKRIVVKLGSAVVTRGDECGLALGRLASIVEQVAMLQNQGREMMIVTSGAVAFGKQRLRHEILLSQSVRQALHSGQNQLKDMSLPVLEARACAAAGQSGLMALYEAMFTQYSTCTAQILVTNLDFHDEQKRRNLNSTLHELLRMNIVPIINTNDAVVPPPEPNSDLQGVNVISIKDNDSLAARLAVEMRADLLIALSDVEGIYDRPPGSDDAKLLDTFYPGDQHSITYGTKSRVGIGGMEAKVKAALWALQGGTSVVIANGTNPKVTGHVITDIVEGKKVGTFFSEVKPAGPTVEQQTEMARSAGRTLASLEPEQRSEIICTFADLLTERKDEILSANKKDMELAVSTGCLSPPMLNRLSLSSSKLNSLSIGLRQIAVSSQDSVGRVLRRTRVANKLELEQITVPIGVLLVIFESRPDCLPQVSALAIASGNALLLKGGKEAANTNRILHELAQEALSIHGVKDAIQLVSTREEVEDLCRLEKMIDLIIPRGSSQLVRDIQRAAKSIPVLGHSEGICHVYVDHEASVDNAIKIIRDSKCDYPAACNAMETLLVHRDLLRTPLFDQIIDMLRTEHVQVHAGPKFASYLTFSPSEVKSLRTEYGDLECCIEVVDSMQDAIDHIHKYGSSHTDVIVTENEATAEQFLQQLDSACVFWNASSRFADGYRFGLGAEVGISTARIHARGPVGLEGLLTTKWVLRGEGHTAADFSEQGSMTYLHENLPVAQVLPGHRTTS from the exons TGCCGCTGGCACGGGCGCACGGTAAGTCATTTGCCCACCGAAGTGAGCTGCGCCAGGCCAAGAGAATCGTCGTCAAGTTGGGGAGTGCTGTCGTGACACGTGGCGACGAGTGCGGCCTCGCTTTGGGCCGACTCGCTTCAATTGTAGAACAG GTGGCCATGCTTCAGAATCAGGGTAGAGAGATGATGATCGTGACCAGTGGTGCAGTAGCATTTGGAAAACAAAGGCTGAGGCATGAAATACTTCTCTCACAGAGTGTGAGACAAGCCCTGCACTCAGGCCAGAATCAGCTCAAAGACATG TCACTTCCAGTTCTAGAGGCGAGAGCGTGTGCCGCTGCGGGACAAAGTGGACTTATGGCTCTGTATGAGGCAATGTTCACTCAATACAGCACTTGTACTGCCCAG ATCCTGGTAACAAACCTGGACTTCCACGACGAACAGAAAAGACGTAACCTGAACAGCACTCTGCACGAGCTGCTGCGTATGAACATCGTGCCCATCATCAACACCAACGACGCCGTGGTGCCTCCCCCTGAACCCAACAGTGACCTACAGGGGGTAAAT GTTATCAGTATCAAGGATAACGATAGTCTTGCAGCGCGGCTTGCCGTGGAGATGAGGGCAGATCTTCTCATCGCTCTCTCTGACGTAGAAG GCATTTACGACAGACCACCAGGGTCAGACGATGCCAAGCTGCTGGACACATTTTACCCTGGCGATCAGCATTCCATAACCTATGGCACAAAGTCCAGAGTCGGCATTGGAGGAATGGAAGCTAAG GTTAAAGCTGCTCTCTGGGCTCTCCAAGGGGGAACGTCTGTTGTCATTGCTAACGGTACAAACCCCAAAGTCACAGGTCATGTGATCACTGACATTGTTGAGGGAAAGAAAGTAGGAACCTTCTTCTCAGAAGTCAAGCCAGCTG GCCCCACAGTCGAGCAGCAGACAGAAATGGCTCGCTCTGCTGGCAGGACCCTTGCTTCCCTTGAACCAGAGCAG CGAAGTGAAATCATTTGCACATTTGCCGATCTCCTTACTGAGAGGAAAGACGAAATCTTATCTGCCAACAAAAAGGACATGGAGCTTGCTGTTAGCACAG GTTGTCTGTCTCCACCCATGCTGAATCGACTCAGTTTGTCGTCGTCTAAACTGAACAGTCTGTCCATCGGCTTGCGTCAGATCGCAGTGTCCTCTCAGGACAGCGTTGGCAGGGTTCTGCGCAGGACTCGTGTGGCAAACAAACTGGAGCTGGAGCAGATCACTGTCCCTATAGGAGTACTGCTGGTCATCTTTGAGTCTCGACCAGACTGCCTTCCTCAG GTTTCCGCTTTAGCCATTGCCAGTGGAAATGCTCTTTTGTTGAAAGGGGGCAAAGAGGCAGCCAACACAAATCGCATCCTGCATGAACTCGCTCAGGAGGCTTTGTCTATCCATGGAGTCAAAGATGCCATCCAGCTG GTGAGTACGCGTGAAGAGGTGGAGGATTTGTGCCGTCTGGAGAAGATGATTGATCTGATCATTCCCCGCGGCTCCTCTCAGCTAGTCCGAGACATTCAGCGTGCAGCTAAGAGCATCCCTGTTCTTGGCCACAGTGAGGGGATCTGCCATGTCTATGTGGACCATGAGGCCAGTGTTGACAACGCCATCAAAATCA TCCGAGACTCTAAATGCGACTACCCTGCAGCCTGTAATGCCATGGAAACCCTGCTGGTGCATCGAGATCTTCTCAGAACCCCACTGTTTGATCAGATCATTGACATGCTGAGAACAGAACAT gtGCAGGTCCATGCCGGCCCCAAGTTTGCATCGTACCTGACCTTCAGCCCGTCCGAGGTCAAGTCTCTGCGTACCGAGTACGGGGATCTGGAGTGCTGTATCGAGGTTGTGGACAGTATGCAGGACGCTATTGATCACATCCATAAATACGGCAGTTCCCACACTGATGTTATCGTCACTGAAAATG AGGCCACAGCAGAGCAGTTTCTTCAGCAATTAGATAGTGCCTGTGTCTTTTGGAACGCCAGCTCACGGTTCGCTGACGGATATCGCTTTGGTCTCG GTGCAGAGGTTGGCATCAGCACGGCCCGTATTCATGCCCGTGGGCCTGTTGGGTTAGAAGGGCTTCTCACTACCAAGTGGGTCTTACGGGGCGAGGGCCACACAGCTGCAGATTTCTCGGAGCAGGGCAGCATGACGTATCTGCATGAGAATCTTCCAGTGGCGCAGGTTCTTCCTGGACACAGAACCACCAGCTAG